One Rhipicephalus microplus isolate Deutch F79 chromosome 4, USDA_Rmic, whole genome shotgun sequence genomic window carries:
- the LOC142813965 gene encoding uncharacterized protein LOC142813965 produces the protein MDGRNRKSRNNKKQASTDMVLIAIVIISSCWRGSARGQPDGGGLDRRRSRRRPSNVFMRQVAPGISLGTVQGAAPELGSLPPLSAEDYELLTPWVVVVVFTVFLVGFARGADELFQDMGLEAYYSDEDQYMARAAVGPGISREHLELRRQTSPVRVRDVDGPSATRKLRQSRRAQRRLNNIHRRKRETLSTHAVQSIADRYKPKIKPNTPEMPNKSDKSDTPA, from the exons ATGGATGGTAGGAACCGAAAATCAAGGAACAATAAAAAACAAGCAAGCACGGATATGGTCCTCATCGCCATCGTCATCATCAGTTCTTGTTGGCGCGGCTCTGCTCGCGGCCAACCCGATGGAGGCGGACTCGACCGGCGTCGTTCGCGGCGGCGGCCATCAAATGTCTTCATGCGCCAGGTGGCGCCCGGGATAAGCCTGGGCACCGTGCAGGGCGCCGCCCCGGAACTGGGCTCCCTGCCACCATTAAGCGCCGAAGACTACGAACTGCTCACTCCCTGGGTCGTGGTCGTCGTGTTCACAGTGTTCCTCGTGGGATTCGCCCGAGGGGCTGATG AACTGTTCCAAGACATGGGCCTGGAAGCTTACTACTCCGACGAAGACCAATACATGGCCCGGGCCGCCGTAGGTCCAGGCATATCGAGAGAG CATCTAGAACTAAGAAGACAGACGTCCCCGGTCAGAGTACGTGACGTCGACGGGCCGTCGGCGACAAGGAAGCTGAGACAATCCCGCCGCGCGCAGCGCCGCTTGAACAACATTCACCGCCGGAAGCGCGAAACACTCAGCACGCATGCCGTTCAGAGCATCGCCGATCGGTACAAGCCCAAAATCAAGCCGAACACGCCCGAAATGCCGAACAAGAGTGATAAGTCGGACACGCCAGCCTGA